From one Bacteroidota bacterium genomic stretch:
- the mnmA gene encoding tRNA 2-thiouridine(34) synthase MnmA: MSDRVLVAMSGGVDSSVTAALLRDRGYEVVGITMKTWDYAGSLGEPSGPRKPGQKEVGCCSLESMNDARSVALKMDFPHFIVDIREEFGDWVIERFTSEYLAGRTPNPCVLCNTHIKWAALLRRADDLGCDFIATGHYARVRRDDALGRHVASRGLDGNKDQSYALWGLPQEHLARSLFPLGNYTKPRIREMASEYGLDRVADKPDSYEICFIPDNDYRGFLKRRTPGLEAAVAGGDFVLADGTVVGQHEGYPFYTVGQRRGLGLPLGYPAYVTRIDAATNTVTVGPRDQLLGQTLTARQLNFGKRPDLFDEQPVTAQIRYNDAGAPALAWQTGDDEVRIAFAEPRTAIAPGQSVVLYDGDDVVMGGWIHGVD, translated from the coding sequence ATGAGCGACCGCGTACTGGTAGCGATGAGCGGCGGCGTGGACTCGTCCGTGACGGCGGCCCTCCTGCGCGACCGAGGGTACGAGGTCGTCGGCATCACGATGAAGACGTGGGACTACGCGGGGTCGCTCGGCGAGCCGAGCGGGCCGCGCAAGCCGGGGCAGAAGGAGGTCGGCTGCTGCTCGCTGGAGTCGATGAACGACGCCCGCTCGGTGGCGCTCAAGATGGACTTCCCGCACTTCATCGTCGACATCCGCGAGGAGTTCGGCGACTGGGTCATCGAGCGCTTCACGAGCGAATACCTCGCCGGACGGACGCCCAACCCGTGCGTGCTCTGCAACACCCACATCAAGTGGGCCGCCCTCCTCCGCCGCGCCGACGACCTCGGCTGCGACTTCATCGCCACCGGCCACTACGCCCGCGTCCGCCGCGACGACGCGCTCGGCCGCCACGTCGCCTCGCGCGGGCTCGACGGGAACAAGGACCAGAGCTACGCCCTCTGGGGCCTGCCGCAGGAGCACCTCGCCCGCAGCCTCTTCCCGCTCGGCAACTACACCAAGCCCCGCATCCGCGAGATGGCGAGCGAATACGGCCTCGACCGCGTCGCCGACAAGCCGGACTCCTACGAGATCTGCTTCATCCCCGACAACGACTACCGGGGCTTCCTCAAGCGCCGCACGCCCGGCCTCGAAGCCGCCGTCGCCGGCGGCGACTTCGTCCTCGCCGACGGGACCGTCGTCGGGCAGCACGAGGGGTACCCGTTCTACACCGTCGGCCAGCGGCGTGGGCTGGGCCTGCCGCTCGGCTACCCGGCCTACGTCACCCGCATCGACGCCGCGACCAACACGGTCACCGTCGGGCCGCGCGACCAGCTCCTCGGGCAGACGCTCACGGCGCGGCAGCTCAACTTCGGCAAGCGCCCCGACCTCTTCGACGAGCAGCCGGTCACGGCCCAGATCCGCTACAACGACGCCGGCGCGCCCGCGCTCGCGTGGCAGACCGGCGACGACGAGGTCCGCATCGCCTTCGCCGAGCCACGCACGGCCATCGCGCCGGGGCAGTCGGTCGTGCTCTACGACGGCGACGACGTGGTGATGGGCGGGTGGATTCACGGAGTCGACTGA
- a CDS encoding RidA family protein: MPTVSTRREIICSPNAPAAIGPYSQAILSGNTLYCSGQIAFVPETGELLHGDIEAETARVLDNLGAVLRAGGMTYEDVVSCTVYLTDINDYGQVNEVYARYFSESPPARQAVEVSALPRGARVEIACTAVR, translated from the coding sequence ATGCCCACCGTCTCCACCCGCCGCGAAATCATCTGCTCTCCGAACGCGCCGGCCGCCATCGGCCCGTACAGCCAGGCTATCCTGTCGGGCAATACGCTCTACTGTTCGGGGCAGATCGCGTTCGTGCCCGAGACGGGCGAGCTGCTCCACGGCGACATCGAGGCCGAGACGGCGCGGGTGCTGGACAACCTCGGGGCCGTGCTCCGGGCCGGGGGGATGACCTACGAGGACGTCGTCTCCTGCACGGTCTACCTGACCGACATCAACGACTACGGGCAGGTCAACGAGGTCTACGCGCGCTACTTCAGCGAGTCGCCGCCGGCGCGGCAGGCCGTCGAGGTGTCAGCGCTCCCGCGCGGGGCCCGGGTCGAGATCGCCTGCACGGCCGTCCGGTAA
- a CDS encoding histidine kinase: MPSVSPPSRALLRRLRLPAAMVVVGAASGVLVAWLEDKDLGQSMAYGVLYGCVMWTSLLVARRWLYRRVPLRSWQHAALHIAALTTTATATFLLIYGLDALLCALFEPDRALDGEGPRLVSVAIVAGLFAVLVSTLMYAFDFYRQLRNAEQAALTSELKALRAQINPHFLFNTLNAIAALVRTRPREAEGVTEQLAELFRYTLRASKQPTVTLADEVEAARLYASIEETRFGDRLVVLVEVPPSLLGAQVPSLMLQPLVENAVKHGCARTEEACAVQVRAERAGDAVHLTVRDTGPGFATTDPAVVFGRGTGLANVRDRLGLLFGEAATLTLLPDGVALRFPFRTAVAEPHPAGRPVWERPSAEG; encoded by the coding sequence ATGCCCTCCGTCTCTCCACCCTCCCGCGCTCTTCTCCGCCGGCTCCGGCTGCCCGCAGCGATGGTAGTCGTCGGCGCGGCGTCAGGCGTCCTGGTGGCGTGGCTGGAGGACAAAGACCTGGGGCAGAGCATGGCCTACGGCGTCCTCTACGGCTGCGTGATGTGGACGTCGCTTCTCGTCGCGCGGCGGTGGCTCTACCGCCGGGTCCCCCTCCGGTCGTGGCAGCACGCGGCGCTCCACATCGCTGCGCTCACGACGACGGCGACGGCGACGTTTCTCTTGATCTACGGCCTCGACGCGCTTCTGTGCGCCCTCTTCGAGCCAGACCGGGCGCTCGACGGCGAGGGGCCGCGCCTCGTCTCCGTCGCCATCGTCGCGGGGCTGTTCGCCGTCCTCGTGAGCACGCTGATGTACGCCTTCGACTTCTACCGGCAGCTTCGCAACGCCGAGCAGGCCGCGCTGACCTCGGAGCTGAAGGCGCTCCGGGCGCAGATCAACCCGCATTTCCTCTTCAACACGCTCAACGCGATCGCGGCGCTCGTCCGCACGCGCCCGCGCGAGGCCGAGGGCGTGACCGAGCAGCTCGCCGAGCTCTTCCGCTACACCCTCCGCGCCTCGAAGCAGCCGACGGTCACGCTCGCCGATGAGGTCGAGGCAGCGCGGCTCTACGCCTCGATCGAGGAGACGCGCTTCGGCGACCGGCTCGTCGTCCTCGTCGAGGTACCCCCCAGCCTGCTCGGGGCGCAGGTGCCGAGCCTGATGCTCCAGCCGCTCGTCGAGAACGCCGTCAAGCACGGCTGCGCCCGCACCGAGGAGGCGTGCGCCGTCCAGGTCCGGGCTGAGCGGGCGGGCGACGCGGTGCACCTCACGGTCCGCGACACCGGCCCCGGCTTCGCCACGACCGACCCGGCGGTCGTCTTCGGGCGCGGCACGGGGCTGGCGAACGTCCGCGACCGGCTCGGCCTCCTCTTCGGCGAGGCCGCGACGCTGACCCTCCTCCCCGACGGCGTCGCGCTCCGCTTCCCCTTCCGCACGGCAGTGGCCGAGCCGCACCCGGCCGGCCGGCCGGTGTGGGAGCGCCCTTCGGCCGAGGGCTGA
- a CDS encoding LytTR family transcriptional regulator DNA-binding domain-containing protein — MLRAILVDDEPLARERLRALLGEVGPEAGEVEILAEAGSGKEAVLRTRELQPDLLFLDVQMPGLDGFDVLDLLVPPRPHVVFVTAYDEYALRAFDAHALDYLTKPVRRERLARSLRRVAALVAAREPDPALDALGDARREVPLAHVALQAGRRLRIVEPAEVRYFEAQDKVVLAHFEGKTYPVDFTLQALEERLGGDRFLRVHRAFLVNVAAVRELVPWFSGTYRLTLDGGETVPLARRRVRDVKRILRGA, encoded by the coding sequence ATGCTGCGCGCGATCCTCGTGGACGACGAACCGCTCGCGCGCGAGCGCCTCCGCGCTCTCCTCGGCGAGGTCGGTCCCGAGGCCGGCGAAGTCGAGATCCTCGCCGAGGCCGGCAGTGGGAAAGAGGCCGTCCTCCGCACCCGCGAGCTGCAGCCCGACCTCCTCTTCCTCGACGTCCAGATGCCGGGCCTCGACGGCTTCGACGTGCTCGACCTCCTCGTGCCGCCGCGCCCGCACGTCGTCTTCGTAACGGCCTACGACGAGTACGCCCTCCGCGCCTTCGACGCGCACGCCCTCGACTACCTCACCAAGCCCGTCCGCCGCGAGCGCCTCGCCCGGTCGCTCCGCCGCGTCGCCGCGCTCGTCGCTGCCCGCGAGCCGGACCCCGCGCTCGACGCGCTTGGCGACGCGCGACGCGAGGTGCCCCTGGCGCACGTCGCGCTCCAGGCCGGGCGGCGGCTCCGCATCGTCGAGCCGGCCGAGGTGCGCTACTTCGAGGCGCAAGACAAAGTGGTCCTCGCGCACTTCGAAGGGAAGACGTATCCTGTGGACTTTACGCTCCAGGCGCTCGAAGAGCGGCTTGGCGGCGACCGGTTCCTCCGGGTTCACCGCGCCTTCCTCGTCAACGTCGCCGCCGTGCGCGAACTCGTACCGTGGTTTTCAGGGACGTACCGGCTCACGCTCGACGGAGGCGAGACGGTACCGCTGGCCCGCCGCCGGGTGCGCGACGTGAAGCGCATCCTGCGAGGCGCGTAG
- a CDS encoding TonB-dependent receptor, with amino-acid sequence MLRLRTALWLLALLFPLAAAAQPRTGTLKGTVADAATQEPLAGVNVVVADLGIGAATDADGAFSIPGVPVGTHRIEVRYLGYEPVLRTDLIVQPGRSTVVTVELREAVLEGDAVTVQADYFGRGADPTSVAAFSAEEIRRAPGSGREIARVLSALPGVAARGETSQDLFVRGGSPAENGFYVDGIFVPGVQHFQTGDGSSFGPTGILNTEFIDRIAFSTGGFSAAYGGYTSSVSDIRYRDGAEQFTGEVGVDFTGGTGIVEGGLPGGRGSWFVSGRRSYLDVIAGAIDAGGAPSFGDLQGKLAWQPGRGHELTLLNLFGTSRFEQTAEDAVEDGAADFVDAQNTQNTVGLGWRALWRGDGFTHTTASHSFVRRGLDVRLVDGGARDLAEETRTNHFNLRSTSLWRVAPRLQAEFGGEVWVERGAFELERDPFVARNGEAQPGYRRDETLTDARPGAFASVTVQPTARLEATLGLRADYASLSETATLSPRASASYQLTDRLALSAALGVYRQAVPLLLVSFNDANERLGPYRADHYIAGASYLLTPDTRLTVEAFAKEYRDLPQYTPGNPQADPGFVLDSRGDFSGALDAGGRAWARGVDVLLQKKLAENFYGLASASYFRSRYRDADGAWRNRDFDARLLFSVVGGYKPNDRWEVSARWSYLGDRPFTPIDAAASASLDEEVLDVARFNEERLPAFHSLFLRVDRRFFFPRSSLVTFVSLWNAYNRTNVEGVFWNVTERLVEEQAQFSLLPIIGFEYEF; translated from the coding sequence ATGCTTCGCCTCCGCACCGCCCTCTGGCTACTCGCCCTTCTCTTTCCCCTCGCCGCCGCTGCGCAGCCGCGCACCGGCACCCTCAAAGGCACCGTCGCCGACGCCGCCACGCAGGAGCCGCTCGCGGGCGTCAACGTCGTCGTTGCCGACCTCGGGATCGGCGCGGCGACCGACGCCGACGGGGCATTTTCGATTCCCGGCGTGCCCGTCGGGACGCACCGCATCGAGGTCCGCTACCTCGGCTACGAGCCGGTCCTGCGGACGGACCTCATCGTGCAGCCAGGGCGGTCGACGGTCGTGACGGTCGAACTCCGCGAGGCGGTGCTCGAAGGCGACGCCGTGACGGTGCAGGCGGACTACTTCGGGCGGGGGGCGGATCCGACGAGCGTCGCGGCCTTCTCGGCCGAGGAGATCCGGCGCGCGCCCGGCTCGGGGCGCGAGATCGCCCGCGTGCTGAGCGCGCTCCCCGGCGTCGCCGCCCGCGGCGAGACGAGCCAGGACCTCTTCGTCCGCGGCGGCAGCCCGGCCGAGAACGGGTTCTACGTCGACGGCATCTTCGTCCCCGGCGTCCAGCACTTCCAGACCGGCGACGGCTCGTCGTTCGGCCCGACCGGCATCCTCAACACCGAGTTCATCGACCGGATCGCGTTCTCGACCGGCGGCTTCTCGGCGGCCTACGGCGGCTACACCTCGTCGGTGAGCGACATCCGCTACCGCGACGGGGCTGAGCAGTTCACGGGCGAGGTCGGCGTGGACTTCACCGGCGGCACCGGGATCGTCGAAGGCGGGCTGCCGGGCGGACGCGGCTCGTGGTTCGTCTCAGGGCGGCGGAGCTACCTCGACGTGATCGCCGGGGCCATCGACGCGGGCGGGGCACCGAGCTTCGGCGACCTGCAGGGCAAGCTGGCGTGGCAACCGGGTCGCGGGCACGAGCTCACGCTCCTCAACCTCTTCGGGACGAGCCGCTTCGAGCAGACGGCCGAGGACGCGGTCGAGGACGGCGCGGCGGACTTCGTCGACGCGCAGAACACGCAGAACACGGTCGGACTCGGGTGGCGGGCGCTGTGGCGCGGCGACGGGTTCACCCACACGACGGCCTCGCACTCGTTCGTCCGCCGAGGTCTCGACGTGCGCCTCGTCGACGGCGGGGCGCGCGACCTCGCCGAGGAGACACGGACGAATCATTTCAACCTCCGTTCGACGAGCCTCTGGCGCGTCGCGCCGCGCCTCCAGGCCGAGTTCGGCGGCGAGGTCTGGGTCGAGCGCGGCGCGTTCGAGCTGGAGCGCGACCCGTTCGTCGCCCGCAACGGCGAGGCGCAGCCCGGCTACCGGCGTGACGAGACGCTCACCGACGCCCGCCCCGGCGCTTTCGCGAGCGTAACCGTGCAGCCGACCGCCCGGCTCGAAGCCACGCTCGGCCTCCGCGCCGACTACGCGTCGCTCAGCGAGACCGCGACCCTCTCGCCGCGCGCCTCGGCATCGTACCAACTCACTGACCGCCTCGCCCTGAGCGCTGCCCTCGGTGTCTACCGGCAGGCCGTCCCGCTCCTCCTCGTCTCGTTCAACGACGCCAACGAGCGCCTCGGCCCCTACCGCGCCGACCACTACATCGCCGGCGCGAGCTACCTCCTCACGCCCGACACGCGGCTCACGGTCGAGGCCTTCGCCAAGGAGTACCGCGACCTCCCGCAGTACACCCCCGGCAACCCGCAGGCCGATCCCGGCTTCGTACTCGACAGCCGAGGCGACTTCTCGGGCGCGCTTGACGCGGGCGGGCGGGCGTGGGCGCGCGGGGTGGACGTGCTCCTCCAGAAGAAGCTCGCCGAGAATTTCTACGGCCTCGCCAGCGCCTCGTACTTCCGCTCGCGCTACCGCGACGCGGACGGCGCGTGGCGCAACCGAGACTTCGACGCCCGCCTCCTCTTCAGCGTCGTCGGCGGCTACAAGCCCAACGACCGGTGGGAGGTCAGCGCCCGCTGGAGCTACCTCGGCGACCGCCCCTTCACGCCCATCGACGCGGCCGCCTCGGCCTCGCTCGACGAGGAGGTCCTCGACGTGGCGCGGTTCAACGAGGAGCGGCTCCCGGCCTTCCACTCGCTCTTCCTCCGCGTCGACCGGCGGTTCTTCTTTCCGCGCTCCAGCCTCGTCACGTTTGTGAGCCTGTGGAACGCCTACAACCGCACGAACGTCGAGGGCGTCTTCTGGAACGTCACCGAGCGCCTCGTGGAGGAGCAGGCGCAGTTCTCGCTCCTGCCCATCATCGGGTTCGAGTACGAGTTCTGA
- a CDS encoding adenine phosphoribosyltransferase — protein sequence MDALRRALRTIPDFPTAGIQFKDIAPILGDPDLYRAAVDALAEPFSVGEVTHVVGIEARGFWFGTALAERLRAGFVPARKPGKLPGEVLSETYVLEYGTDTVEIQADALGPEARVLVHDDLVATGGTAAAAARLAAQTGAQVVGFSFLIELAALGGRAQLPPGVPVHVVLGL from the coding sequence ATGGACGCTCTCCGCCGCGCGCTCCGCACGATCCCGGACTTTCCCACCGCCGGCATCCAGTTCAAGGACATCGCCCCAATCTTGGGCGACCCCGACCTCTACCGCGCAGCGGTCGACGCGCTCGCGGAGCCGTTCAGCGTGGGGGAGGTGACGCACGTCGTCGGGATCGAGGCGCGGGGGTTCTGGTTCGGGACCGCGCTCGCGGAGCGGCTCCGGGCCGGGTTCGTGCCGGCGCGCAAGCCGGGCAAACTGCCGGGCGAGGTTCTGAGCGAAACGTACGTGCTCGAATACGGCACCGACACCGTCGAAATCCAGGCCGACGCGCTCGGGCCAGAAGCCCGTGTTCTGGTCCACGACGACCTGGTGGCGACAGGGGGAACGGCCGCCGCCGCCGCTCGCCTCGCGGCGCAGACCGGCGCACAGGTCGTCGGGTTCTCGTTCCTGATCGAGCTCGCCGCGCTGGGCGGACGAGCGCAGCTTCCGCCGGGCGTGCCGGTCCACGTCGTCCTCGGCTTGTAG
- a CDS encoding N-acetylmuramoyl-L-alanine amidase produces the protein MQRLPLLTPAGLLLALFLLPLAALAAPASSGITRISFTERSDGKGYVVRVHTTGRVQGHSLDQSATEVTLTLYNARLEPGLRRGEASGPVQRYTVTPSDDRIVLAFQIDPGQPVAASAYPDRDSDDLLLGMLYEPVPVARGEGGADNASREHWAFDCIVLDAGHGGKDPGAVANGLREKDIALAVTRKVGAYVEDRLGIDVVYTRDDDTFIELHERGRIANESCGKLFVSVHANAARNRRAQGTETFFLGLHRSESARRVMERENGVVKLESDPDLYAGFDDADRVMQMLATTAYQRESERLASLIEGQFEHRADRFSRGVKQAGFLVLWGASMPAVLVELGFLTNQAEARFLRSERGQDLLASAIFRSIRDYKEQYERGVHYSIN, from the coding sequence ATGCAGCGGCTCCCTCTCCTCACGCCCGCCGGCCTCCTGCTGGCGCTCTTCCTGCTGCCGCTGGCAGCCCTGGCGGCCCCCGCCTCCTCCGGCATCACGCGCATCTCGTTCACCGAGCGCTCCGACGGCAAGGGCTACGTCGTCCGCGTCCACACCACCGGCAGGGTGCAAGGCCACAGCCTCGACCAGTCGGCGACCGAGGTCACGCTCACGCTCTACAACGCCCGCCTCGAACCCGGCCTGCGGCGCGGCGAGGCCAGCGGCCCGGTCCAGCGCTACACCGTCACGCCGAGCGACGACCGCATCGTCCTCGCGTTCCAGATCGACCCAGGCCAGCCGGTGGCGGCCTCGGCCTACCCGGACCGCGACTCCGACGACCTCCTCCTCGGGATGCTCTACGAGCCGGTCCCGGTGGCCCGCGGCGAGGGCGGCGCGGACAACGCCAGCCGCGAGCACTGGGCCTTCGACTGCATCGTGCTCGACGCGGGCCACGGCGGCAAGGACCCCGGTGCCGTCGCCAACGGGCTGCGCGAGAAGGACATCGCCCTCGCGGTCACGCGCAAGGTCGGGGCCTACGTCGAGGACCGGCTCGGCATCGACGTGGTCTACACCCGCGACGACGACACGTTCATCGAGCTCCACGAGCGCGGGCGGATCGCCAACGAGTCATGCGGCAAGCTCTTCGTCTCGGTCCACGCCAACGCCGCGCGCAACCGCCGCGCCCAGGGCACCGAGACCTTCTTCCTCGGCCTGCACCGCAGCGAGTCGGCGCGGCGCGTGATGGAGCGCGAGAACGGCGTCGTCAAGCTCGAAAGCGACCCCGACCTCTACGCCGGCTTCGACGACGCGGACCGCGTCATGCAGATGCTCGCCACGACGGCGTACCAGCGCGAGAGCGAGCGCCTGGCCTCGCTCATCGAGGGCCAGTTCGAGCACCGGGCCGACCGGTTCTCGCGCGGCGTCAAGCAGGCGGGCTTCCTCGTCCTCTGGGGGGCCTCAATGCCGGCGGTCCTCGTCGAGCTCGGCTTCCTCACCAACCAGGCCGAGGCGCGCTTCCTCCGCAGCGAGCGCGGCCAGGACCTCCTCGCCAGCGCCATCTTCCGCTCGATCCGCGACTACAAGGAGCAGTACGAGCGCGGCGTCCACTACTCGATCAACTGA